In Candidatus Buchananbacteria bacterium, the DNA window CTATTTGCTGGTGTGTGATGTCTTAAACGTTGCGCCCCGTAACAATAACCCTTGGGTTGGCGGCGCGGCGTTTTACACCGAAGCCGGCATGCATGAATCCGGCAACGAACGGGATAGAGGCAATTATCTGCACGCTGACCCGGCGTTAGTCGGCAATCGCGTCCGAGTCGGTGTAACCGATCAGTCGGGCAAGGCAAATATCGTGAGCAAAGCGCGCGAGCTTGGCTTGGAAATCCCGGCCGACAAAGTTGAGCAGATCGCTTTAGCGCACCAGCAAATTGTGGACGCCGGTGGTGACTTCGGCTTGGCCGACGCATCGTTTTATCTGTTCTTGCTTGAACAGCTTGGACAGTTGCCGACATTCTTTGACTTTGTTAGCTTTCGGGCGATCATTGAGAAACACGCTGATCGTAGCGTTTCGACCGAAGCTAGTCTGCGGTTGGTGCTTGATGGTGAACCCAAACTGCACAACGCCGACGGGGACGGTCCGGTCAACGCGCTTGATGAAGTGTTGCGTCGCACGCTGCGCCGAAAGTATCCGGAGCTGATGGCGGTCCGGCTTGAAGACTATAAGGTGCGTATTGTTGACGCGTCGCGCGGGACAGCCGCAAAGATTCGAGTCCGGATTGAATTCACGGACGGCGCCAAAAGTTGGTGTACTTGTGCGGTGCACGAAAATATCATTGAGGCGTCGTGGGATGCGCTGTTACAGGCGTATATCTACAAGCTGGTTTCTAACGGCCACCCCCGGTTTGGTGCCAGTGTCGCTGAAGTGCCGGCGGCGTCATAGTTTCCGTGAACTTGTACGGGATGCTCATTAGAGTATTCAGAGCCACATTTCTTAAGTATATTGAGAAGTGGCTCTTTTTATTTGTGGAAAACTATTTTGATGGGTGAATAAATAAGCCAAAAAATCTTGTTTGACAAAGACTAACTGAGGGTATAAGGTAAAGGTATGAAATCTATTGCTCGAAAAACCGTCGTTGTAAACGTCGTTGTACTAGTCAGAGGAGACTAGGTGGTTTGATTTGAGCAGTAGAAATCTTTAGAAAAACACCTAGTCTCACAAAGACTAGTTTTTTGTTTATTGTGTACCTTTTTCTAAAATCGCATTGGAGGACAAGGCGATGTCTGATTTAAAGCCAGTTGCCGTTTTTCCCAGGCCGAAGCCCGGGGGACATATTGTTTATGAGCGTCACCGCGTAACGGTGACTGCCGACGGTGGTTTGGAAATTGATGGCAAAGCCCATCAGGATACCTGTGTGCAGTTTAGCCGGAGCTTTGGCGCCGGCGCCTCTGCTAATTGTATTGTCTGGCTGCGTCATGATCGGCTGGAGGTGTACGAAGGAGCAACTATGGGGATGTCTATGCTAACGCGTGACATGGTGCTTCATCAGTGCGGATGTTAGAAACAATCACAAAAGGAGAAGTGATGTCATGGTAGATTGCGCTTCTATCGAGCAGGATTCCTATCCGGGAGACCAGATTCCATTGTCAGGCGTAGCGTCTGCGCCGATATCATCTTCAGTCGTGCGGTTGAAGCAGATTCTGGGACTGTATATCATGGAAATGTCCTCATTGCAACACAAGATTAGTTGCGAACCGCAAACGACTGAAGTTGCCGATAAGCGTCGGCGACAGGAGAAGCGGCTGGAACAACTGCGTTGCCGGTGTACACCCCATGTGGTGCGGTGCATTCGTTACATCACAGCGATTGACAGCGATCAGCTGATGGCTCTTTATAAACTCAATGTTGAGGTCTAATGTACGGCCTTAACTGCCTAAGCCCAATGAGATTTCTCAGTGGGCTTTTTTATTGTTACTAGTTGACAAATCAAAAATTTAGTGTATACTTTAGTTTTTGTGTGCATAGAATAAGAACGAACGTAGTAGACATGGAGGGTAACTATGCTGTGGAAGATTATTTTGGTCGTGGTGGTGTCTGACGTGATCGGGTTAGCGTGGCTGATATGGGAAGCATGGCCGGCATTAACCTATGTGGATCCGCGTCTGAATTTTACTGAAGAAGATTGGCGGACATATACAGTACACGCCAGGGCCGAAAGCAATATTGTTCCTTTGCGACAACCTGCGGCAGCAGAACTGCGTGCCGAGAATGTGGCGTCAAACGCCTAAGTGAAACCGTTGGCCATTGTCTTTTGACCCTGGCCTTTTTAATTTGACAAAATTTTTATGTTAGAGTAGGGTATAAATATTATGAATTCTTTCACTAAACAATCAAGCTTGCTATTGCTAGGTTTGTTGCTTATCCAGCCAAAAGGTGGAAGATTTACTTGTGTCTAGCTAAATAAAGTCAAATTAGATACATACCGGCAAGTCTTTCACCAGAAAGGCTTTTTTGTTTGTCGGCACGACAACCAGTGGTCTTTACAACATAAGGAGTAGCACAATGCTGATCAAGGTATTGGCAGCACTCGGCTTGTTGTTACTAGCAGCAGCTTGGGCTTGGTTGGTTATTCAAGTCAAAAACGCCCCGTTGATGTGTGAACGTTGTGGCAGGCTGATGACTGAAGGTCAGGTGGCCTGTCCTTGTCTGAACACAAAAACCAAAGAGGAGTGAATTAGCAATGGCAGGACAAAGTCTGGTGACAGTATCGGGTGTACCGGCGATATTACAACTTGTGCCAAGCGTTGCCTTGGCAAAACCAATCTTTCACGACGTCACTTTGCGCGACGGCAATCAGGCGTTGCGCAAACCCTGGAATCAGCGGCAGAAAGAAATCATCTTCAATCTGCAGCAGGCTCTTGGCATCCCGCGCGTTGAGTTGGGATACCCCGGCGCGAGCGAGATGGATTTTGAGTGCGTGGCCAATCTGGCGATGCAGGCTTCCAGCACGATGGTGGTTGGGGCTTTGGCACGAACCACTGAACGCGATATTCGCTCGGCGATTGAGGCGTTCAACCAGACATTGGTGGCAACACCAATGATTCATACCTTCGTCGGAATGTCGCCTTACCACATGGAGCATGTGCTTCATAAGACTCCGGCGGAAGTGCGGCTGATGGCGCTTGAAGCAGTCAAGCAGGCTCGGTCGGGCTTGGGCGAACGCGGCTTAATTCAGTTCAGTCCTGAGCACTTCGGCGATTGCCTGGAAAATCTGGATTGGGTGATTGAGGTGTTTCACGAACTGGTTTCAGCCGGTGTGAACATCTTTAATCTGCCTAACACAGTTGAGCGTTATCGGCCGGCGATTTTTGTGGCGATGGTGGACAAAGTTCGTCAAGCGTTGCCGCCTTCGGTGACGGTATCGGTGCATTGCCATAACGATCTTGGCATGGGTACCGCGAGTACAGTGGAAAGCTACTTCGTCGGCGCTCAGCAACTGGAAGTGACCTTGAATGGTCTGGGTGAACGATCAGGTAACGCCAATCTGTATGAGGCGGCAACAGCGTTACATTGTAACGGCGTTGCGGTTGATCTCAACTTCGAACAGTTTTACGAAGCGGCCATTAAGGTTGCGGAGTTGTCCGGCGTAGCCATCCCGGAAAAGGCGCCGTTGATTGGCTCTGATTGCCTGATGCAGCGTTCTGGCATTCATCAGCATGGTGCGGTGCAGACGTTTGGCCGCGCTAAAGGTGCGTATCGGCCGATTGACCCGGCGTTTGTTGGTCGGGCCAACGACGAAGAGCTGGAGTTCACCAGTCAGTCCGGTTACACAGCAGTCCATAAGATCATCATGGAAACCGGGCGTAACATTTTGCCTGATGAAGCGAGGCTGCTTCAACCGGCGCTGAAGCTAGTCAGCGAAGAGCGCGGTGCGTTAACGCCTGAAGAACTGGCTGAAGCGTTTGACGCGTTCAAGCGCTTGCAGACCCATAAACTAGGTTTGGTTCAGGCCGACATTAACGCCGTGGTGCGTGACGCGATTGGTTTGCGCGGTAAGCTGACTTGGGAATGTGTTCATGCGGTAGCGCTCGCCGGTTCACCGGTGCCAACCGCAACAGTTATCCTGACTAACGACGGGGTACAGCTGGAGCCGCAGTGTGCGACTGGCGACGGTCCGGTTGACGCGGTGTATCGAGCGATTTGCCGCTCTACCAAATTGCCGGTGTCAGTTGAAGATTACCAAATTACCAATGTCACCAGTGGTGCCGATGCCCAGGCCAAGGCAACATGCGTGTTGTCGCTTGGCGGCAAGCAGTGCCAGGGTGAAGGTGTACACACCGACACGGTCATGGCGTCGGTCCGCGCCTACATGCAGGCACTTAACCGCCTGGCGCGCGGCGAAACCAACGGTGTTCATTGAAACGATCTTTGATTCTTGAGGCTTGGAAATAAAAAATTTCCCAAGTCTCTTTTTATTTTTAAAACAATTGACAGAAAAAATAACGTTTGCTACAATCATTATATGAACAAGCACCTGAATTCAATTTTGCCAACCCCACCTTGCTGCTAGCAGGGAAGTTGGGTTACGTGTGCTCACGTTCAATTAAAATGACAGCCCAGCTTTCCGGGCTGGTTTTTTATTATCAAATTTTTTCGGGGCGATAGCTTAAACTGGTTAAAGCGTTTTTCGCTTTTCACCAAGAGCGAAAAAAGATTGCAGGTTCAAATCCTTGCCGTCCCGACTGTTTGTTCATTAACGGGGTGTAGCTTTAGACCTATTTCCGAGTCTCAAGTTTGCCATCATGAGGTTAGTCCCGAAGCCTTGTTGTCGCCTGGCCTTGAGATGAAGGCTCTGGGGTCCCTTTGGGGATGTGTGAGAGCAGCTACTTTGGGAGTAGCAGGTGCGTTGGTTCAAATCCTCGCCACCCCGACCAATTTTCACCCCGCCTAAACCTTTGCGCTGCAAAAATTTAGGCGGGGTTGACATTTTTTTTGATTTGCGATACCGTAATAATATCCTATGCAAAATAACAGATTGAACAATTGGTTTTTTAGCTTTTACTTTTTTACCTGCCGGTAGGTTAGGCGAGTTTGAGCTAAAAAAACATAGGAATACATAACTCAACATTCAACTGATCTACCCGCCAAGGTAGATCAGTTTTTATTTACGGTCTATTTTGTGCCTTCATGTTGATGGAGTCACGAAATGGGCAGTTAAGCCCACTTTAACAATATGTTTTGAACTTTTCGTCACTGTCAACCAACCCGCTGCAAGGAGACTGAGTATGGGATTGCCGACATTTTTGTCCAAAGTTGGTTTGCCTTCTACCGAGGCAGAAACGGTCGCGTTGTTGCGCTGCGACGAGGTCAGCGAAGTGCGCTGTTTCGTTTTGGGGCCGCGCAAAATCAGCAACATTCCGCAAGCCTGTGAATTGTGGTTGCGCCAAAACGGCCTTGAAGATAAAGCGCAATTGGTGATTGGGGAGCGTCCCGACCACTATCTGCTCGAGGCTCAAGCGGTTCATGAACCAGGCGTCGTGCCGGTGTTTTGGACCTGTGCGGTCTACGGCAAGGAGAAGGAACTCTTCTTCGGCGATGCCGTCAACACCCACATGTTCTTGTTTTCACAGGTGATGCCGCTGGATCACATGCAGCTTGCCTGCCTGCCAGGAAAGCTGACTTTGGAAGCTGTTCGTACAATTTGTGATCTTGAACTGCTTCCGGGCCACTGGAAACGCTTGGCGTCGCATCCGTCGCCCAAACCGCTCTTGAACGGCTTGCTGGATCATAATCCGCAGACGACGTGGGTTGAAGCCAACTCCAATGGTTTTGCCGCTGAAATGGTCAAGTCGGGTCAGGCTGATGCTTGCATCACGACCGAAACTGCACGTCTGGAACAGGGTCTGGAACGCCTCCACGATTTTGGGACGCCGGACATGGTGTTTTTCGGCGGCGTCACCAAGCATGGTGTTGAGCTTCTCAAGCGCGTTCACGAGTCGTTGTCGCTGGCAACAATTGGTTTTTGACGAACAACAGTTCGAGACAAAAAGGAATCTATGATTAATGCAATCATCGGAGCGTCGGGAGACATGGGAAAAAATCTTCTGACACCTCTACTCAAAAATTTAGGAGAAGTTCGCACGGTTAGCCGTGACGCTTCAACCCAGGAATGGGATCAGGTTTGGCAGGCCGATGTCATTTGGCTTGCGATACCTCGCGATGAGATCTCCAAAGTTTTGAGTGGCATTACGCTCCGACCTGATCAGCTGGTCATAGATATCTGTAGCATTAAGCGGCGTCTGGCTGAGACAGTTAAACAGACTGGCGCCGCTTCTCTTTCTTTACATCCTTTAAACGGTCCGCGTGTGCCGCTCAATGGTCAGAAATGGGTGATGATTAATGCGGATGAAGTATTATCCGTTAATGGCAACGCTCAAAAAATTATTCATTATCTAAAAGAGCAGGGTATTAGCTTTTTGCCGGCAAATTCTGAAGATGAGCACGATTTCATGATCGGTGTTGTCCTATCAATGCCGGAATTATTAACCATCGTCATTGATGCTTTGATCAGTCAGTATGCTAAAGATTGTCATCAACCAACACCGGATATGGCAAAACTGATGGAATGGGCAGTGCCGGCTTCAAACGCCTTGTTCAGTTCGTATGTTCACTCAATCAATAGTTCGGCGGAATGGCTGCGGACTGATTTGATTACTAACGCTCACGGTGACTTGGCCGCTAGTGCCGCTGCCGCATTTGAAAAATTAAATCATCTAACAAACCAACAGGTTGAAGAAAAAATTAAACACCAGCATGAAGTAGTGGCTCGGTTGCCGAAACTGGAACGCCAACGCATCCGACAGTGGATTGAGCGCTGGTTTGTTGATTCAACCCAAAAGGTTTTTTCTTTTCATAAAAATATTCCGATGAAACCAAAACTTAATATTCAATATCTTGACTCTGACAAGTCAAAAATCTTTCCCGTCAATCAGTCCGGCCGCGTCACGGTTGGTATTCATGGCATTGCCGGCTGCTTCACTCACGAGTCGGCTCTGCGGTTAGCTGAGGAGTTGGGGATTAATCCGGCAAAATTAGATTTGAAATTTTTAGTCGAAGCCCAGCGGGTTATTGCGGCTGTGGTGAACGGTGAAACCGACCGAGGGGTGTTCGCAATGGCCAACTCCGGATCCGGCGCGTATGTTTCAAGTATGCATGCAATGGGCAGTAACCAGTTTGATGTTCTGGCAATTTATGGCATGGAAATTCTGCAATGTTTAATTACTGACCCGTCAATCAAAGATGTTAGTGAAATTAAAGAAGTGTTTGGCCATCCGCAGGCAGTCAGCCAGTGTAAGCGCACCTTCGCCGAGAAATATCCCGACATCAAGCTGACCGAAGGCAAAGACAGCGATGATACGGCGCTCTGCGTCAAGATGATTGCTGAGCATCAGTTACCGCCAACAACAGCGACACTTGCTTCTCAGGAAGCGGCCCGTATTTATCAGCTGCCAATTATTGAATATGGTATGCACCATGATCCGTTCAACACAACGACATTCTTGGTAATCAAGAAAAAAGAATAGCCGCGACAAGGAGGGCTTGTTTCATGGCAGGAACTTTGTGGATTAATGTTGATTCGGCGTCAGCCGATACTTTGGCCGATGTCGCCAGAAAGCTTTTTCCCGAATTAGAGATTCGGGTTACCAATCATGGTGACGTCAGTTGGCTGGCGGTAAGGGGCAACGGTCAGGTTGACGATCTTCGCTCTTTCTTAAAAGGCGTCAAATCAATTCGTTGATTTGGTTTTTAGGGCATTTTTTCGTTTTTTTGCGGAAAAGTGCTTTTTATTTTGACACAGCAAAACTTCTAGTGATAAAATAACAATGAACTTCACTTCTATAGTTGGTAAAAGTTTTGGGACAAACTTCATACGTAGGGCTACAATATCGACTGCAACCTTTGGGTTGATCAGTCTGAGTGCTCCAAAGCCAAACGCGACAAGCCAAACGTTCAGCTGTCTAGAAATAGATGTCTGCAATAGGGCGGCGAGTCGACACGGCGGGCTTGTTTCAAGCCAAATCTTTTATCAATTATAAGTGGAGTTCACTATTAAAAACCTGTTTGCAGGTTTGTTTTTTTAGGGGTAAGATGAAAGCGAACTTTATCGGGCTGTAGCGCAGTTGGCTAGCGCGTACGCATGGGGTGCGTGAGGTCGCGGGTTCAAGTCCCGCCAGCCCGACCAAACATAATTAATCAAAAAAATATGAAAAATATCATTTTGACGCAATTTATTGTTTTGCTCGGCGGTACGATTTTTGCCTGGTTTAATTTTTTCCGCGAGTTGGCTAGTTATTTACGTAATGAGGCGTGCCAAACCGGCTGTGCCGTGGGAGTAGTTAACCCGATTTATACCCCTTGTTTTTATGGTGCCATATTTTTTCTTATGGCGTTGATTTTAAGTTTTATCATTTTGACTGCTTCAGCCAGGAAAGGATAAAAAACGTATGTCTAAATTTCCGTACCCGGAAAATCCGGCGCCAACCGATGCCCAGCTGCTTTCGGCGATCAAGCGTCGTTGGAGTCCGTTGGCGTTTTCGTCTGAGCCAATTGAAGCCGAAAAAATTACGGCATTGTTTGAGGCGATGCGCTGGACCCAGTCATCCCGCAATGAACAGCCGTGGCGAATTATTTACGCCACTAAAGATGATGGCGAGATTTTTGACCAGCTGGCTTCGTTGTTAACACAAGATAATGGCTACCTCAAAGACGCGTATATGTTGATGCTGGTTTGTGCGGTTCAAAATTTCGCCTATAAAAATTTGCCGAACCGAATGCATCAGTATGATACTGGTGCCGCCGCGCACGCCCTGTTTTTGCAAGCTGTTGACATGGGGTTAGTTGCTCATGAGGTGGGTGGTTTTGATAAAGAAAAACCCTATGAGTTGTTTAAGATACCAAAAGAGGTGTCGTTATTGGTGATGATGGGTGTTGGGTATCCGGGTGATGAAAGTAAGGTGGATCCGGCATTACTCAAAAAACGCTATGAAAATTCCCGAGTTCGTCGCAGCGTAACCGATTTTGCCTTTCGGGGCAAATGGTTAGCATAAATTTTTCCAAATAAAAAACTAAGTAGTGCCACCACTAAGTTAGGGGAGGTGACTACTTAGTTTTTTGTTTTGCTAGAGTTTTGATACAGCGAGTGCAAATCAAACGTCGGACAGCGCCAATTTTTCGGCTCTGCAAATTGAGCTTTTGGCGGCGGATAGTTTTGATATTGGAATGGCTGACGTTGTTGCCTTTCAGGGGTTCTCGCTTGCACAAGTAACACATTGCCATACAAAAAAATAACTTAATAATCAATGAAAGCAGTATAGCAAAATAGGTTTAAAAAATCAAGCCTCTGTGGTATGATAGTAAAACTATGGAACCGTTAATTTTCATTATTTTTATTGTCACCTTTATTGGCAGCGTTATTTTGCACGAGATTGCCCATGGTTTCGTGGCCTATAAATTTGGCGATGATACGGCTAAAATTTCTGGTCGATTATCGCTTAATCCAATTGTTCATATTGACCCGGTTGGTTCAATTTTAGTGCCGTTAATGTTGTATGTTTCCAGTGCCGGTTTTCTGTTTGGTTGGGCTAAACCTGTGCCGGTTAACCCGCTGCGACTCAATAACCAGCCTTTATCTTACCGACTGGTTTCAGCGGCTGGGGTTGTCACTAATTTAGTCTTAGCTATTGTTTCGGCAATCGTCATTAAGATTACCACCCAGTATTTGGGCATTGGTTTCAATAATGTAGGAGTGATATTTTTTAGCTCAATGATGCAAATTAATATCGTTTTGGCGATTTTTAATATGTTGCCGTTGCCGGGGTTTGACGGCTGGAATTTCTTGGGAACTTTTCGTCCGATTGCTATTTTGATGAACCAAACGCCGTTGGCCAACCCGATTTTTATGGCTCAGTACGGTTTGGTGATTTCTATTGCACTTTTGTTTATTTTGATGCCTGTTATCAGTTTATTATTTAACTATATTTTTGGCTTATTTATAACAATTTTTGGCTTATAACCAAAAGTATTGACTTATTGAATATTTTTCGTTAATATATCTCGTGTACAAGCTCAAACTGCCTTATAGGCAGGTTTTTAAGACTTCTAAAAGGTAAAAAATGCCTACAATTAGCCAATTAATCAGAAAAAAGCGAAAGAGTAAAGCCAAAAAGAGTAAGACTCCTGGTCTTCGTGTTGTTTCAAACACTTTGCGCCGAACTAAAAAAGACATGCCAAAAGGCTCAGCCTTTAAGCGTGGCGTTTGTTTGAAAGTGACAACCATGACCCCTAAAAAACCTAACTCAGCGTTGCGCAAAATCGCCAGGGTTCGGCTTTCAAATGGTATGGAAGTCACTGCGTATATTCCGGGTGAAGGCCATAATTTGCAGGAACACTCAGTAGTTTTGTTGCGCGGCGGTCGTGTGAAAGATTTGCCTGGTGTTCGCTATCATATTGTTCGCGGCGTGTATGACACTGCCGGCGTTCAGGGCCGACAGCAGGGTCGCAGTCTTTATGGTGCTAAAAAATCCGCTCCCGCCAGCAAATAAGGCGTAACTATTGAAATTATGCGAGGAAAAACTCCTAAACGAAATATTGAACCAGATCCAAAGTATAACAGTATTATTATTGCCCGATTTATTAATCACATCATGCGGCGCGGTAAAAAATCAACCGCACGCCGGGTGGTTTATGATTGTCTTGAAATAATCAAAGAAAAGACCAAGAAAGATCCGCTTGAAATTTTTGACGGTGCATTAAGAAATGTTGGACCGGAAGTTGAAGTTAAATCAAAACGTATTGGTGGCGGAAACTACCAGATTCCGGTTGCCGTTGTTGGTGAACGCCGAACAGCGCTGGCTTTCCGTTGGATTACTGCGGCCGCCAAGGCTCGCAAGGGTGCGCCGATGGGTGAAAAGTTAGCTGATGAAATGATTGCGGCGTTTAATCGTGAAGGTGCTGCTATTAAAAAACGTCAGGATACTTACAAAATGGCCGAAGCCAACCGGGCTTTTGCTCATTTTGCCAGATAATTTTAAAAATTAACCAACACTAATGCCCCGAGAATATCCTCTAGATAAAACCAGAAATATTGGAATTATCGCTCATATCGACGCCGGTAAGACCACGGTCTCCGAGCGTATTTTGTTTTATACCGGTCGTAAGCATAAGATCGGCGAAGTTCACGAAGGTGCTGCCGAAATGGACTGGATGGAACAAGAGCGGGAGCGGGGAATCACTATTACTTCAGCCGCCACTACTTGTTTTTGGGCTCCGCGTGGCGAAGAAGATAAAAAATGTCGCATTAACTTGATTGACACCCCAGGCCACATTGACTTTACGGCCGAAGTGCAGCGATCGCTACGCGTGCTTGACGGTGGCGTTATGGTATTTGACGGTGTTGCCGGTGTTGAACCGCAATCAGAAACTGTTTACCATCAAGCGGAAAAATTTAAAGTGCCGTTGATGGGTTTCATTAATAAGATGGACCGCACCGGTGCTGATTTTTATGCCGACCTAGACAGTATCCGCGAGCGCTTGACTAAAAACGCTTTTCCGATTCAGTTGCCGATTGGCGCTGAAAGTAATTTCCAGGGCGTGATTGATTTGCTTACCATGAAAGCGTATGTCTATAAAGATGATTTGGGCCAGCAGATTGACGAAACGGACATTCCGGCTGACATGAAAGAAAAGTCCGAGAAATTCCGCGGCGAATTGGTTGAAGCCATTGCTTCGCATGATGAAAATTTGATGAATAAGTATTTGAATGGTGAAGAAATTTCCGTTGAAGAATTAAAGCCAGTGTTGCGCAAAGCGACGATTGACAGTGCGATCATGCCGGTTTTGGTTGGTTCAGCCTTGAAAAATAAAGGTGTTCAGCGTTTGCTTGACGCGGTTTGTGACTACTTGCCAAGCCCGCTTGATATTCCGCCGCTCAAGGGTTTTGATCCAAAGCATCCGGAAACTGAAATTATTAAAAAGCCGGATGACGCTGAGCCGTTTGCTGCTTTAGCTTTTAAAATTGCCGTTGACCCATTTGTCGGAAAACTTTGTTTCTTCCGTGTTTACTCTGGCACGATTTCGGCCGGGTCATATGTGTATAATTCAACTTCAAACAAACGAGAACGCATCGGTCGTATTGTCCGAATGCACGCCAATACTCGCGAAGAGGTAAAAGACGTGTATGCCGGTGAAATCGCCGCTGCCGTTGGTTTGAAGGACACTTTTACCGGACACACTTTGTGTGACGAAAATAATCCGGTGGTTTTGGAATCAATTGAATTTCCTGATCCGGTTATCCGGGTTGCGGTTGAACCAAAAACCAAGGCTGACCAGGAAAAAATGGGTATTGCGTTGCAGAAGTTAGCTGAAGAAGACCCGACATTCCAGGTCCACGGTGATGAAGAAACGATGCAGACGATTATTGCCGGTATGGGTGAATTGCATCTTGAAGTTATTGTTGACCGTATGAAGCGCGAATTTAAGGTGGAAGCAAACGTCGGTAAGCCGCAAGTTGCTTATAAAGAAACCATTAAATCGGAAGCTGAAGCTGAGGGAAAATACATTCGTCAGTCAGGCGGCCGCGGACAGTTCGGACATTGCTGGGTTAAAGTTGAACCACGAAATCGCGGCGAGGGCTTTGAATTTGTTGATGAAATCAAAGGTGGAGTTATTCCTAAAGAATATATTCCGGCTATTCAAAAAGGTATTCGTGAAGCGATGGATAAAGGTGTTGTTGCCGGCTATCCGTTGATTGATATTAGGGCAACTGTGTATGATGGAAGTTTCCACGAAGTTGACTCATCGGAAGCGGCTTTCAAAATCGCCGGATCTATGGCGTTTCAGGATGCGGCTAAGCGCGCTAACCCGATTTTGCTTGAACCGATTATGAAAGTGGAAGTCATTACCCCTGAACAGTATATGGGAGATGTTATCGGTAACATTAACTCCAAGCGCGGACAGATTGAAGAAATGCGCGAACGCGGACAGTCTAAAGTGATTGACGCTAAAATTCCGTTGGCCGAAATGTTTGGTTATGCGACGGAACTGCGATCAATGACTCAGGGCCGTGCATCATACAGTATGGAGTTTAATGATTATGCGGAAGTACCCCGCAATGTTGCTGAAACAATCAAGGGTGAACGCGGTAAATAACGGCCAAGAGGGGTTAGGGTTAAACTAATTAGTTTACTTATGCCAAATTCCTTGCAAAAAATTATCGATTTAATCAAGCAGACAGGGGATAATTGCATTGTTTTGGACCACGAAGGCAACCCGGCATATGTCTTAATGACTTTGGCTGACTACCAAAAAATGGTGATCGGCCGCGCCGAGGTCGCTGGTTTGAGCGAAGAGGAATTAATTGATAAGATTAACCGTGACATTGCTTCATGGAAAGCCAGCTCTCAGCAAGAGGAAATTGATAACTGGCAGGCCGTTACTGCAGCAATTGACAGCATTACTACCGTTACCGATAAAAATTTGCTAAACAAAGCCAAAATAAATCAGGAAGCAGATGCTCAGTCGTCAGATGAAAATAAGTACTATTTTGAGCCGGTTGACTAGTATTGACAATAAGCAATTATTTGTTATATACTCATAAGTGCTTTGTTTCTTTTAAAGAAACCTTTTAATTTTAATAATTAAACAATAGCGATCCGCTTTGATTCCTTCGCAAAGCTGGCTGACAAAAGATCGCTTTAAAGAAGGAAAAAATATACTATGGCAGATAAATTTGAACGAAGTAAGCCGCATTTAAACGTCGGTACAATTGGTCACGTTGACCACGGTAAGACCACTTTGACCGCCGCCCTTTTGACATACTTAAATGCCAAGGGAATGAAGGCCACTCAGCGATCAGTCGATCAGATCGACAGCGCTCCGGAAGAAAAGGCTCGTGGTATTACTATTGCCACTGCCCACGTTGAATACGAATCAGACACC includes these proteins:
- a CDS encoding 2-isopropylmalate synthase, whose amino-acid sequence is MAGQSLVTVSGVPAILQLVPSVALAKPIFHDVTLRDGNQALRKPWNQRQKEIIFNLQQALGIPRVELGYPGASEMDFECVANLAMQASSTMVVGALARTTERDIRSAIEAFNQTLVATPMIHTFVGMSPYHMEHVLHKTPAEVRLMALEAVKQARSGLGERGLIQFSPEHFGDCLENLDWVIEVFHELVSAGVNIFNLPNTVERYRPAIFVAMVDKVRQALPPSVTVSVHCHNDLGMGTASTVESYFVGAQQLEVTLNGLGERSGNANLYEAATALHCNGVAVDLNFEQFYEAAIKVAELSGVAIPEKAPLIGSDCLMQRSGIHQHGAVQTFGRAKGAYRPIDPAFVGRANDEELEFTSQSGYTAVHKIIMETGRNILPDEARLLQPALKLVSEERGALTPEELAEAFDAFKRLQTHKLGLVQADINAVVRDAIGLRGKLTWECVHAVALAGSPVPTATVILTNDGVQLEPQCATGDGPVDAVYRAICRSTKLPVSVEDYQITNVTSGADAQAKATCVLSLGGKQCQGEGVHTDTVMASVRAYMQALNRLARGETNGVH
- a CDS encoding prephenate dehydrogenase/arogenate dehydrogenase family protein, with amino-acid sequence MINAIIGASGDMGKNLLTPLLKNLGEVRTVSRDASTQEWDQVWQADVIWLAIPRDEISKVLSGITLRPDQLVIDICSIKRRLAETVKQTGAASLSLHPLNGPRVPLNGQKWVMINADEVLSVNGNAQKIIHYLKEQGISFLPANSEDEHDFMIGVVLSMPELLTIVIDALISQYAKDCHQPTPDMAKLMEWAVPASNALFSSYVHSINSSAEWLRTDLITNAHGDLAASAAAAFEKLNHLTNQQVEEKIKHQHEVVARLPKLERQRIRQWIERWFVDSTQKVFSFHKNIPMKPKLNIQYLDSDKSKIFPVNQSGRVTVGIHGIAGCFTHESALRLAEELGINPAKLDLKFLVEAQRVIAAVVNGETDRGVFAMANSGSGAYVSSMHAMGSNQFDVLAIYGMEILQCLITDPSIKDVSEIKEVFGHPQAVSQCKRTFAEKYPDIKLTEGKDSDDTALCVKMIAEHQLPPTTATLASQEAARIYQLPIIEYGMHHDPFNTTTFLVIKKKE
- a CDS encoding nitroreductase family protein, which codes for MSKFPYPENPAPTDAQLLSAIKRRWSPLAFSSEPIEAEKITALFEAMRWTQSSRNEQPWRIIYATKDDGEIFDQLASLLTQDNGYLKDAYMLMLVCAVQNFAYKNLPNRMHQYDTGAAAHALFLQAVDMGLVAHEVGGFDKEKPYELFKIPKEVSLLVMMGVGYPGDESKVDPALLKKRYENSRVRRSVTDFAFRGKWLA
- a CDS encoding 50S ribosomal protein L28 — protein: MAMCYLCKREPLKGNNVSHSNIKTIRRQKLNLQSRKIGAVRRLICTRCIKTLAKQKTK
- a CDS encoding site-2 protease family protein, which codes for MEPLIFIIFIVTFIGSVILHEIAHGFVAYKFGDDTAKISGRLSLNPIVHIDPVGSILVPLMLYVSSAGFLFGWAKPVPVNPLRLNNQPLSYRLVSAAGVVTNLVLAIVSAIVIKITTQYLGIGFNNVGVIFFSSMMQINIVLAIFNMLPLPGFDGWNFLGTFRPIAILMNQTPLANPIFMAQYGLVISIALLFILMPVISLLFNYIFGLFITIFGL
- the rpsL gene encoding 30S ribosomal protein S12, yielding MPTISQLIRKKRKSKAKKSKTPGLRVVSNTLRRTKKDMPKGSAFKRGVCLKVTTMTPKKPNSALRKIARVRLSNGMEVTAYIPGEGHNLQEHSVVLLRGGRVKDLPGVRYHIVRGVYDTAGVQGRQQGRSLYGAKKSAPASK
- the rpsG gene encoding 30S ribosomal protein S7; the protein is MRGKTPKRNIEPDPKYNSIIIARFINHIMRRGKKSTARRVVYDCLEIIKEKTKKDPLEIFDGALRNVGPEVEVKSKRIGGGNYQIPVAVVGERRTALAFRWITAAAKARKGAPMGEKLADEMIAAFNREGAAIKKRQDTYKMAEANRAFAHFAR